In a single window of the Rhinolophus ferrumequinum isolate MPI-CBG mRhiFer1 chromosome 21, mRhiFer1_v1.p, whole genome shotgun sequence genome:
- the VAMP2 gene encoding vesicle-associated membrane protein 2 — MSATAATAPPAAPAGEGGPPGPPPNLTSNRRLQQTQAQVDEVVDIMRVNVDKVLERDQKLSELDDRADALQAGASQFETSAAKLKRKYWWKNLKMMIILGVICAIILIIIIVYFSS, encoded by the exons AT GTCGGCTACCGCTGCCACCGCCCCCCCTGCCGCCCCGGCTGGGGAGGGAGGCCCTCCTGGGCCCCCTCCAAACCTCACCAGTAATAGAAGACTGCAGCAGACCCAGGCCCAGGTGGATGAG GTGGTGGACATCATGAGGGTGAACGTGGACAAGGTCCTGGAGCGGGACCAGAAACTGTCAGAACTGGACGACCGTGCAGATGCACTCCAGGCGGGGGCCTCCCAGTTTGAAACAAGTGCAGCCAAGCTCAAGCGCAAATACTGGTGGAAAAACCTCAAG ATGATGATCATCTTGGGAGTGATTTGCgccatcatcctcatcatcatcatcg TTTACTTCAGCTCTTAA